TTTTTAAATGGTTTGACAATATAGTGATATGCGCCAAGTTTCATGGCTTCAATAGCAGTTTCGATAGAACCAAAAGCGGTCATCATGATTGAAACAATGTTCGGAAAATCTGACTGGAGTTTTTTAAGGAACATCATTCCATCGACGTCTTTCATGCGAAGATCTGTGACAACGATTTGAGGTTGCTCTTTTTTAAATTGCACAAGAGCTTCCGCTACTGACGAAAAACGGGTCACCTGGTAACCTTCACCTGTGAGAAGGTCTTTCACAAGACTTCCCATCTCAGCATCGTCATCAACTACGGCAACTCGTTTTTGAATGGCCATCTGTTTTCCTCTCAAAACTCAGTTAGATATTTGCGTGTTCAAGGTTTTATAGGAGCATGGTGTATGCCATGCTTTAAAGCTTATATATTAGCTTTAAAGGCATGTTTTTAGCCTTTATGGGACATTTTGTCATAGCATTTACATAAATGTCTCAAGCGCTACTCATTATTTTAGAGTAGGAACCATGGTTATCCATGCATTGAGAAGCCACTAACGCAAAACGCATAACGTCTGTTTGGGTGATAATTCCCACTACGACGTTGTTTTCATTGATCACAGGAAGACTTCTAAAATTTTTGTCTTTCATTATTCTAATAGCTTCATTCATTCCGGCATTCTCGCTGATTGTCACCGGACTGCGTGACATCAAATCACCCACTGTTATTTGGGGTGGGCGTTCCACGCCTTGAAATCGTTTTTTTATTTTATCAACAAGTTCGAGATCCGTATTTGAAAGAATTCCGAATAGCCACCCCGAATCAAAAACCAGAAGATGACTGATAGTCTCCTGCTTCATAATGTCAGCGGCTATTTTTACATCTTCATTGAGATCAATTTTAATAGGATGCTTTGTCATCCAATATCCAACTTGAGTTTTCATTTGTT
This window of the Oligoflexia bacterium genome carries:
- a CDS encoding CBS domain-containing protein, encoding MKTQVGYWMTKHPIKIDLNEDVKIAADIMKQETISHLLVFDSGWLFGILSNTDLELVDKIKKRFQGVERPPQITVGDLMSRSPVTISENAGMNEAIRIMKDKNFRSLPVINENNVVVGIITQTDVMRFALVASQCMDNHGSYSKIMSSA